From Mucilaginibacter gotjawali:
GTTCTGCTCCTAAAAAATGACCCGGAAGGGTTAATATCGATAAACAACATACACAATGGAACAAAAACAGCAAGCTGCCGGTGGCATGTTAAAAGAGGATGCCCTGAAGGGAAAAACCATCATTATAACTGGCGGAGGCACCGGTTTGGGCAAAGCCATGGGCACTTATTTTTTACAACTAGGGGCCAATTTGGTAATCACCAGCCGTAAACTGGATGTGTTAAAACAAACCGCCGCCGAAATGGAAGCTGCCACAGGCGGAAAAGTATTGGCCGTTGCCTGTGATGTGCGCAAGTATGAGGAAGTTGAAAACATGCTCAACGAGTCCGTTAAAGTTTTTGGGGGCGTTGACGCCCTGCTGAATAACGCTGCGGGTAACTTTATCTCACCTACCGAGCGTTTGTCGGCAAACGCATTTTCAGCTATCATTGATATTGTGTTAAAGGGATCGGTGAATTGCGCGCTGGCCCTGGGCAAATATTGGATCAGCAAAAAAAGACCGGGTAATATCATCAATATCGTAACTACCTATGCCTTTACCGGATCAGCTTATGTGGTGCCATCAGCTTGCGCAAAAGGCGGCGTTTTGGCCATGACCAGGTCGCTGGCGGTTGAGTGGGGCCGGCACGGCATCCGCTGCAATGCGATAGCGCCCGGGCCTTTCCCTACAAAGGGCGCCTGGGACCGTTTATTGCCCGGCGAAATGGCAGAAAAATTTGATTTTAAAAACCGCGTTCCACTAAAACGCGTTGGCGAACACCAGGAACTGGCTAACCTGGCAGCTTTCCTTGTTTCCGATTTTTCGGGCTATATTAATGGCGAGGTGATCACGATTGATGGCGGCGAATGGCTGCAGGGAGCCGGTCAGTTTAACGCACTTGAAATGGTACCTGATAAAATGTGGGACAGCATTGAGCAAGCAACCCGGAAAGCATAAAAAAGCCACCGGTGAGACGACATTGTCTGGCCGGTGGCTTTAAAATTCCAAATACTATTTAGCGTGCGTTTTGAAGATAGGATTCGATGATCTTGTCATAAATCCCGACGTTAATTTTTTTGTTTTTCAGATCTTCTTTTGAAATATCATATTTTTTTGACCAATAGTCTACCTCGGAATTTTCCTTAACCTGCTTCTTTTCATTTTCAGGAATTTCGATGTCGGTGCGGTTTTTCATGATATACTGATTAATATTTTGTGTTAAAATTATGTTATGTTGCTTGTTATTAGGGTGTTCTAAAAATCAGACTTATAACACTAACAACTCTTAAAAATACCGGTTTGTTTGTATAGTTATCATTACTATTATGTTAAGGAATTGTTAACAGTATTGTTTCTTTGTGTTAACCCGGGTCCTTCCCCTTTTGCAAATTGAACAAAAGATTTTTTCGGGCGGTCGTAGCCAAAATAAAGCATTTAAATGTCTACCTTCGCAGACCTTGAAAATTTAAAAAAAACGCCGTTTAACCTGTATTACAATACATTATGAATTCCCTGCCATCGATTTAAAAATTTCGACCTATTTTTAGGTCATTTTGTAAAACAAATTACGGTCTCAGATGTTCAAGGTTTGCATTGATCATTTAACATGAAATATTTAAAATTCACTTTAATAGTAGCTATACTTTTTATTTGTTGTATAATCACCATTCCGGGTTTTGCCCAAAGCATCCCGCAAAACCTCTCGGGGGTAAATATTAGTGACCTTACTGACGCCCAGATTCAGCAAATCATTCAGCAAGCCCAGGCATCAGGCTTAAGTGACAGCCAGTTGGTCCAACAGGCGCAAAACAGGGGACTAACGGCTGACCAGGTTCAACTTCTTCAGCAACGTATTGCCGATTACCGGAAAACGCATAATGCGCCGCCGGGGGATGATACCACTCAAAATCAGCCCAGGAGGCTCAATTATCAGCAGGATACCTCTAACAGGCCAAAAAGGGTGAATGCCGCGCAAATGGCCGCCCATTCGAGAATCTTTGGCGCCGATCTTTTCAGAAATGGGAATCTAACATTCGAGCCGAATTTACACATGGCCACCCCGGTAAATTACGTACTTGGCCCTGACGACCAGGTGGATATAAATGTTTATGGCAACTCATTGATCAACTGGAAATTGAATGTTTCGCCAGAGGGCAACATTAATATCCCCGGAATTGGTTTACTGAATGTTTCGGGCAAAACCATTGAACAGGCTACCGCGTCCATCAAAAGCAAATTGGCGGCAAACAATTACGCCATTGGCCGCGGCACCAGTGTGCAGGTGAATTTAGGGAACATCAGGAGCATTAAAGTTATTATAGTAGGCGAAGTGCAAAAACCCGGTACTTATACCCTCCCTTCGTTGGCTACCGTGTTTAATGCCTTGTATTCCGCTGGAGGGCCAAACGATAAGGGCTCATTCAGGCAGATCGAAGTGATCAGGAATAACCACGTTGTAAGGCGGCTTGACATTTATGATTTTTTAGTTAAAGGCGAAACCAGGGATAACATAGGCTTGCAGGACCAGGATATTATACGCGTGCCCACCTATAAGGTAAGGGTTGAAATGGACGGAATGGTAAAAACCCCGGCATTGTTTGAAGTTCTGCCCGGCGAAAGCCTCCATGATGTGATCAGGTTTGCCGGCGGCTTTGCGGATGAAGCCTATACGGCCATCGTAAAAGTCTCGCAGATAAGCGATCAGCAACGCCGGATAACAGATGTGCCCGAAAGCGATTACAATAACTATATACCGCTTCGCGGCGACATTTATACGGTGGGAAGTATCATTAACCGTTTTGAAAACCGCGTTACTATAAATGGCGCGGTTTTCAGGCCAGGACAGTTTGAGTTGCAAAAAGGATTAACCTTATCGCAACTGATCGCAAAAGCGGCGGGATTAAAAGAAGATGCGTTTATGGGTACAGGCACCATTACCCGGCTTAAACCAGATAACAGCTCAGAAATTATATCCTTCAATTTAGCAGATGTGGTCAACAAAACAGCTCCAGATATACTTTTACAGCGGGAGGACGTAGTTAACATCTCTTCTATATTTGACCTGCGCGATAAATATATCGTATCAATTAAAGGTGATGTAAGGCGTTCAGGAGATTTTGCGTACGCCGACAGCATGAGTGTGGAGGATTTGATCATACAAGCCGGCGGCTTTGTAACCGGCGCCAGCCCCAAACGAATAGAGGTTGCCCGCAGAGTGAATGACAGCGACCCGAAATCAAAAAGCAGCAAAGTTGCCGATGTTTTTAGTATTGACGTTGATGCCGACTTAAAAAACGGTAAGGTTAATTTTAAATTAAAGCCGTTTGATATTGTTTCAGTTTACTCATTACCCGGCTATGAGAACCAAAGAACGGTAAAAGTTGAAGGTGAAGTGCTGTATCCCGGTTATTACACTATCCAGCAGAAAAACGAAAAAGTATCAGACATCATCGTGCGTGCAGGTGGTTTAACCGCGTCAGCAGACGCTGAAGGCGGAACGTTAAAAAGAGATAACATTGCCATTTTGGGCATTGATAAGTATAAAACGGATACTACCGGCATAGCGAAGGAACGCGTTGACCGTTTAAAAAGACTAAAGGTGGCTTACAAAGATTCCACATCAAATGAAAACCTGCAGTTTAGAAATGACTATGTCGGCATTGACCTGCCGGCTATACTTAAAAAGCCGGGCACGGGTATTGACCTGATATTGGAGGATGGTGACGTTATCAGGATACCCAAACAGGAACAAGTGGTTAGGGTAAATGGCGAAGTACTTTATCCGAGCGCCATCGTTTACAATAAAAATAAAACTTTTGACGGCTATGTTTATAATGCAGGAGGTTATTCGCCTGAAGCTTTAAGACACGGGGCCTATGTAGTTTACCCTAACGGCACTGTAAAAGGCACCAGAAAATTCCTGTTTTTTAATAATCACCCGGCTGTAAAACCCGGAAGTGAGATCTATGTTCCCAAAAAACCGGTAAGGCGCGGCCTCTCACCAACAGAGCTTATTGGTATTACATCAGGGCTTGCTTCAATAGCTGCAGTAATTTTAGGAATCATCAGCCTGCATAAATAATTATATTAATTGATCAGATCCTTATGAACCAGGGAGACCAGGAAAAGAAAATAAATAACTCGCACGAAATATCTGTTAAAGATATTTTAATGAACATACATTCGGCTATACGGTTCCTTAAAAGCAAATGGCTAGTCATTCTGATTTGCGCAATTTTGGGGGGTGCAACAGGTCTTATTTACTCCATTTTTAAAAAGCCGCAATACAGGGCGGTTTATACTTTTGTTCTTGAGGAAAACGAAAAAGGAGGATTAGGCCAATATGCAAATTTAGCATCAATCGCCGGTATTGACCTGGGTTCAGGCGGAGGCGATATTTTTCAGGGTGAAAATATTCTCGAATTATACAAATCGCGCACGATGATAGAAACAGCATTGCTCAGCACCGCTGTTTTTAATGGAAAAACTCAAAAACTTATCGACCGGTACGTGGAATTTAATAAACTCCGCAAAAAATGGGACGAAAAAGCACAACTTAAGGGTATCAATTTTAATGGAGATCCCGCACATTTTAATCGTCAGCAGGATAGTATAATTATTGATTTAGTATTAAAATTTAATAATGAGGTATTAAGCGTAGTAAAGCCCGATAAAAAATTGAGCATTATAGAGGTCAACGTATTCTCACACGACGAATTATTTGCAAAAGAGTTTGCCGATAATATAGTTAGTACAGTAAATAGTTTTTATGTGCAAACCAAAACAAAAAAACTATTGCAAAATGTAGGTGTTATGCAAAAGCAAGCCGACAGTGTAAAATCAGTGCTCAACAAGTCAATATCGGGCGTCGCGGAGGCTGTAGATGCATCTCCAAATGCCAATCCATTAATGTCAGTTTTGCGGACCTCTTCTCAAAAAAAGCAGGTTGATGTTCAGGCAAGCACGGCAATTTACGCTGAACTTGTAAAAAACCTGGAACTCTCAAAAATACAACTCCGGAAAGAAACGCCTTTGATACAAGCTATCGATATGCCTTTATTACCTTTGTTTGTAAGCAAATTGGGGAAAATTAAAGCTATTATAATTGGATTTATTTTAGCGATGTTTTTATCGGCATGCTGGTTGTTATTTAAAAAGTTATTAGCAAGTTTTAAATGGAAATAAAAAAAAGACTTGTTTTATTAAATGTTATTACCTCAGGCGGCCAGGTTGTTTTTATAGGATTGGTTTATTTCCTGTTATATAAATATCTTTTATCAAAGCTTGGTGTCGAGCTATTGGGGGTTTGGTCAGTGGTATTATCAACATCATCGCTTGCAAACCTTGCAAATTTCGGCGTGGCCGATTCTGTGATCAGGTTTGTTGCTTTATTTACTGCGGAAAAAGATGATTTAAAAATCAAGCAACTGATCTTCACTTCAACCATTTTTTTAACTGTTTTATTCATACTGATCGCTGCAATAATTTATCCCTTTGCCGATTTGATTTTAACAGGCGTTTTGCCTGCTAAGTATATAAAGCAAGGTCTTAGCATTTTGCCTTATTCCTTGATTTGTTTGGTTATAAATGCTGTAAACGGTATTTATGCTTCAGTACTGGACGGCATGCAAAGAAATTATATCCGCAATATGATATTTAGTGCTTCATCAATTCTCCTGTTAGTGGGCACCTACGTATTAGTCCCTTTATTTCATTTAAAAGGAGTAGCTTTCGCCCAGGTAGGCCAGTCGATTTTTACTGCAATAACATGTTTAACACTCATCGTTTTCCGATTGAAATATAACCCCTTTAAATGGAATTGGAGCAAGGTTATCTTTAAGCAAATATTTAGTTACGGGATGAAATTCCAGTTTATTTCATTAGCGGCAATGGTAAATGAGCCCATAATTAAAATTTTATTGGGCAAATTTGGAGGTATGGCGTTTGCAGGCTATTACGAAATGGCTAACCGGTTGTTGTCACAAGCCAGGGGAGTAATTGTTAGCGCCACACAAAGTTTAGTCCCTGTATTGGTAAATGTGTCAAAGGGCGACGTGCCCATATTCTATAAAAGGGTTTTTTCCAACGTCGTATTTTTCTCATTAGCTGTTGTCTGTATTATAGTGCCGGCAGGCAGGTTAATTTCTTTTTATTGGATAGGCCATTACGAACATGTATTTTATGTTACCCTGGTATTGCTGGCATTCAGTACGTTTATTAATTTGCTTATCACGCCATCCTATTTCTACTATATCGCTAAAGCTAATTTAAACATCCTTATTAAAACACATTTGATGCTAAGCTTTTCAAATGTGTTGATTGGCGCCATAGTCGGGTATTTTTTTGGAGGATATGGCGTGGTGTGCGGCTGGTTTTTAGCAACAATTATCGGGTCATTTTACCTCATGACTTTCTTTAACAAAGACCACGACATAGTTTTTAAAACGCTAATCATGGCAAGCGATGTTTATTATTTTATAGTACTCATTAGTATCGTTTTAATAAACGTTTTCTTCTTCAAGTCTAATTTTAAAATCATTGATCCGATTGTCTTGTTAATTATTATATCAATTACAGTATATTATTTTATGAAATATAAATTTGCTGAAATCCGTCGCACATGATTTTTTTTAAACGTAAGTTTCGTAAAATCAGCAATTTACTTTTTTGTTGAATAGAAAGGTGCAGTATATGTTAAAAGATTACGTTGATTACAGTTTTTTTACTAATCCAATGGGTGAATACTTTAAGTGGTTGATAAAAAAAGCATATTATCAAGCTAAATATTGGGGAAGCCATTTAAGGATAGGCTATAAAAGCAAGGTGTCAAACACAATATTCGGCAAGTATAACTGGATTGTTAATGATGTAATTATTGAAAATTCCATTTTAGGCGATTTCTCTTACATTTCCAGTGGGTCTGTGATCCTTGAGGCTGAAATTGGAAAGTTTTGTTCAATTGGCCCCAATGTAAGGATAGCCCCCGGAAAGCACCCTACGAATATAATTGTGAGTACACATCCCGCTATTTATTCTAATCCATCATATTGTTTAATGAATTTTTCAAAAACCGACAAACACAACCCCTATCGTAAGGTTAAGGTCGGGAATGATGTTTGGATATGCGCAAATGTTGTAATTTCTGATGGTGTCATCATTGGTGACGGGGCTGTTATTGCTGCCAACTCAGTCGTTACCAAAAATGTCGAGCCGTATTCCATCGTTGGCGGCGTTCCTGCCAAACATATCAGATATAGGTTTGAAAAAAATCAGATAGACTACCTCTTAAATAACAAATGGTGGGAAAAGGATATTAAATGGTTAAAGGAACACGCCCATACTTTGTGGGATATTGATGATTATCTCAAATCTAACTAAATCAATTTAAATTTAATAATCATGCTTTATTGTTATGAATAAATGAAAGTAGCAAACATTTTAAGGAAACTCTCGTGGTGGTATCACGCTGCTAAAACGCTTCTGTTTTATCGCGTGTTTTTAAAAAAGTGTGATGGAAATTTCGTTATTATAAACCCTATTATTTTCACACAACAACATTGCATTATAGGGAAAAATGTTTTTATCAGAAACAATGCACGGATAGAGGGAGTAGACCACTATGAACACACCAGGTTTTATCCGCTTATTCAAATAGGCGAAAATGTTTCAATAGAACAGAATGTACACTTAACCTGTGCTGATAAAATTATTATTGGGAGTAATACAGCAATTGCCTCCAATGTTACTATTACAGATATTAACCATTGTTATACAGATATAAATTTACCGCCCGAAAAACAACCTTTACAAGTTAACGCGGTAACTATCGGCACTAATTGTAAAATTTATAATAATGCTGTTATACTACCAGGTACAATTTTAGGTACTCATAATATAGTAGGTGCCAATTCAGTTGTTAGCGGAGTATTTCCTGACTATTGTGTTATCGCGGGCGCGCCGGCAAAAATCGTAAAAAGGCATAACCCTTCCACAAAAAATTGGGAAAAAGTTAATCAAAGCGGGGAATTTATAAATTAAAAATTTTAGATGTAAACTTAATTCCCCTTTCATGGGTTATGCTGATGTTGATGTTAATTAAATAGTATGATGGTCATATGAAACGTCGTCAACATTTAAAGAACAACTATCATGAAAAAAAACTTTTGGGAAAACTTCGCAAAAGCGGATGCTGAATATTACATCCTTACTGAAAATCCCTACCCTTCTGATACAAAAGCAGGGAGAACGTATTTTTTCGATTCGGGTGAGCAACTTACTGAAAACCTTTTAAAGGATGTTAAGGAACACATTGATTTTAAGGGTACAGTTTGCGAAATCGGATGTGGTGTTGGCAGGTTATTGATCCCACACGCCAAATTGTTTAATGGGGCAGTAGGGGTTGATATTTCCCAAACGATGTTGAATAAACTTATGGATAACGGCAAAGAATTTAAAGTAAAAAATATAACGCCTTATTTGCCGTCGGAGCGATGGTACAACAATGCCTTTTCCTACGTATATTCATTTATAGTGTTTCAACATATTGAAAACTTTGAAATTATCAGGGATTATATATTAAAAATAGCCGGTTCGCTCCAAAAAGACGGGATCGCTCAGCTGCATTTTGATACACGCAAACAATCTTTCAGTTACATTTTACGAAATGCATTGCCTGATTTCATTTTACCCAGGACACAAAGAAAAGGGATTCGCCGGATCAGGAGGAACGCTGATGATCTTAAAAAGATTTTTAATGATGCATCACTAACATTACTAAAAGAATCCGGACCCGGCTCCGAAGAACACATATTTATTTTACAGAAAAATTTCTGAGGGTGATTTTTCTTTATAAATCGAATTTAACAATCAATAGCACTAATTAGAACATTACTTAAATAAAAAAATTATGAAAATACTTATTACAGGTGGAGCTGGATTTATAGGCAGTAACCTGGCTTTAAGTTTACTAAAAGAAAATCACGAGATAACAATATTAGATAATCTTTCTGCCCAAATTCATGGCGATGAACCGGATAAAACTTCGCCCTTGTATAACTCAATCAAAAATGAAGTCAATTTTATTAAAGGAAGCGTTACTTCAAAAACCGATTGGGAAAAAGCTATAAACGATAATGAAGTAATAGTACATTTTGCTGCCGAAACGGGCACAGGCCAGTCAATGTATGAGATTGCGCGGTATACCGAGGTAAATATACAGGGCACTGCTTTAATGCTCGATATTTTAGCCAACAGTAACCATCATGTTAAAAAAGTGGTTATAGCCTCCTCCCGCTCAATTTACGGCGAAGGAAAATACTATGCTGAAGACCTGAATGAATACGTTTACCCTGAACACCGGACATCCGGATTTATGGATAAAGGCTACTTTGATGTAAAATACCCCGGTTGCGAAAAAGAGCTTAAACTGGTAGCTACCGATGAAAACTCGAAAATCCATCCCTCCTCCGTTTATGGCATTACAAAGCAAAACCAGGAGCAACTGGTCATGACGGTTTGCCCTACTATTGGAATAGCACCGGTTGCCTTCAGGTATCAAAATGTGTACGGCCCCGGCCAGTCATTAACCAACCCTTACACCGGGATACTCTCTATATTTTCAACATTAATCAAAAACGGTAAGCCTATAAATATTTTTGAGGATGGATTGGAAAGCCGGGACTTTGTGTTTATAGATGATGTTGTAAATGCCACTTATTTGGGTATAACAAAAGAAGCGGCCAATAACGGAATTTTTAACGTGGGAACCGGTGTTGCTATTGATGTGCTGACTGTGGCGAAAACGCTGGTCGAAAAATATAATATTGACGTGCCCTTAAATATTACCGGCAACTACCGGTTGGGCGATATAAGACACAATTACGCCGATATTGAAAAGATTGGAAAAACGCTTGGATTTAAGCCATCAGTAAGTTTTAACAAAGGAATAGGTGCATTTACCGATTGGGTAAACAAGCAGGAAATAGGTTTAGGCAAATATGAACAATCGCTTGCCGAAATGAAACAAAAAGGATTATTTAAATAATGGCAAAGGTATCTTTAGTTACTGTATTATTTAACAGCGATGGCGTTTTGGATGGCTTTTTAAAAAGCCTGTCGATACAAAGTTTTACGGATTATCATCTATATATGATTGATAACACCGCTAACAACAATACCGATAAGCTTTTAAAGGAGCTAACAAATAGCTATGGTATAAATAATTATACACATATAAAAAACCCTGATAATGCGGGCATAGCACGTGGCAACAACCAGGGGATCGATTTATCATTAAACGCGGGCGCTGCTTATACTTTGTTATTGAACAACGACATTGAATTTTCGCAGCCCTTTTTACTTGAAGCTATCGTATCACATGCCGATAAATACGCCGAACCAATTATCACCCCTAAAATATTTTTTTATGATGATAAGAAGGTTTGGATGGCGGGCGGCAGGTTTTCAATTTATAAAGGTACATCCATTCATGTGGGCGAAGGCAGCGACGACGGGCCGCTTTATGACAATGAAGCATACTTTGATTATGCGCCAACCTGTTTTATGCTCATTAATAATTCGGTGTTCGGAAAAGTTGGTATAATGGATGAAAAATACTTTGTTTATTATGACGATACTGATTTTATGTACAGGGCTTGTCAACAAGGATACAAAGTAAAATTGTTGCCCCAATTGCATGTCTATCATAAAGTAAGTTCACTCACCGGCGGGGGCGAATCTTTATTTACTATTTATTATGGTATTCGTAACCGGATATATTTTATAAGCAAAAACTTTAAAGGGTTTAATTATGTTTTTGCTATGCTGTTTACTTTAACTACCCGGATTTTCAAATATTTAAGGTACGATAAACAACAAAGAAAAAAACTTTTAAACGGCATAACTGCGGGGTTTGAATTATTAAAGTAGTGATGATAAAAGATATCAAGAGTATATTCAGGTTAAATGGATTTCATGCCCGTATCGTGCTGATGATACTTTATTTTGAAAAAAAACTCATTATAAAACTTCCTTTTAAAATTTTACGGAAACTTATAAACCAGGCGCTTTATCATTGCGAAATACACCCCGATACTTTCAGAGATCTTAACGCTATCACTACGCTAAGGCTCCCCCACCCGTTTTTGATCATTATTCATAAAACCTCAAAAATAGGCTCAAATGGCACCATATTTCAGGGCGTGACTATTGGTGTTAT
This genomic window contains:
- a CDS encoding SDR family oxidoreductase, coding for MEQKQQAAGGMLKEDALKGKTIIITGGGTGLGKAMGTYFLQLGANLVITSRKLDVLKQTAAEMEAATGGKVLAVACDVRKYEEVENMLNESVKVFGGVDALLNNAAGNFISPTERLSANAFSAIIDIVLKGSVNCALALGKYWISKKRPGNIINIVTTYAFTGSAYVVPSACAKGGVLAMTRSLAVEWGRHGIRCNAIAPGPFPTKGAWDRLLPGEMAEKFDFKNRVPLKRVGEHQELANLAAFLVSDFSGYINGEVITIDGGEWLQGAGQFNALEMVPDKMWDSIEQATRKA
- a CDS encoding SLBB domain-containing protein — protein: MKYLKFTLIVAILFICCIITIPGFAQSIPQNLSGVNISDLTDAQIQQIIQQAQASGLSDSQLVQQAQNRGLTADQVQLLQQRIADYRKTHNAPPGDDTTQNQPRRLNYQQDTSNRPKRVNAAQMAAHSRIFGADLFRNGNLTFEPNLHMATPVNYVLGPDDQVDINVYGNSLINWKLNVSPEGNINIPGIGLLNVSGKTIEQATASIKSKLAANNYAIGRGTSVQVNLGNIRSIKVIIVGEVQKPGTYTLPSLATVFNALYSAGGPNDKGSFRQIEVIRNNHVVRRLDIYDFLVKGETRDNIGLQDQDIIRVPTYKVRVEMDGMVKTPALFEVLPGESLHDVIRFAGGFADEAYTAIVKVSQISDQQRRITDVPESDYNNYIPLRGDIYTVGSIINRFENRVTINGAVFRPGQFELQKGLTLSQLIAKAAGLKEDAFMGTGTITRLKPDNSSEIISFNLADVVNKTAPDILLQREDVVNISSIFDLRDKYIVSIKGDVRRSGDFAYADSMSVEDLIIQAGGFVTGASPKRIEVARRVNDSDPKSKSSKVADVFSIDVDADLKNGKVNFKLKPFDIVSVYSLPGYENQRTVKVEGEVLYPGYYTIQQKNEKVSDIIVRAGGLTASADAEGGTLKRDNIAILGIDKYKTDTTGIAKERVDRLKRLKVAYKDSTSNENLQFRNDYVGIDLPAILKKPGTGIDLILEDGDVIRIPKQEQVVRVNGEVLYPSAIVYNKNKTFDGYVYNAGGYSPEALRHGAYVVYPNGTVKGTRKFLFFNNHPAVKPGSEIYVPKKPVRRGLSPTELIGITSGLASIAAVILGIISLHK
- a CDS encoding Wzz/FepE/Etk N-terminal domain-containing protein, producing the protein MNQGDQEKKINNSHEISVKDILMNIHSAIRFLKSKWLVILICAILGGATGLIYSIFKKPQYRAVYTFVLEENEKGGLGQYANLASIAGIDLGSGGGDIFQGENILELYKSRTMIETALLSTAVFNGKTQKLIDRYVEFNKLRKKWDEKAQLKGINFNGDPAHFNRQQDSIIIDLVLKFNNEVLSVVKPDKKLSIIEVNVFSHDELFAKEFADNIVSTVNSFYVQTKTKKLLQNVGVMQKQADSVKSVLNKSISGVAEAVDASPNANPLMSVLRTSSQKKQVDVQASTAIYAELVKNLELSKIQLRKETPLIQAIDMPLLPLFVSKLGKIKAIIIGFILAMFLSACWLLFKKLLASFKWK
- a CDS encoding lipopolysaccharide biosynthesis protein — encoded protein: MEIKKRLVLLNVITSGGQVVFIGLVYFLLYKYLLSKLGVELLGVWSVVLSTSSLANLANFGVADSVIRFVALFTAEKDDLKIKQLIFTSTIFLTVLFILIAAIIYPFADLILTGVLPAKYIKQGLSILPYSLICLVINAVNGIYASVLDGMQRNYIRNMIFSASSILLLVGTYVLVPLFHLKGVAFAQVGQSIFTAITCLTLIVFRLKYNPFKWNWSKVIFKQIFSYGMKFQFISLAAMVNEPIIKILLGKFGGMAFAGYYEMANRLLSQARGVIVSATQSLVPVLVNVSKGDVPIFYKRVFSNVVFFSLAVVCIIVPAGRLISFYWIGHYEHVFYVTLVLLAFSTFINLLITPSYFYYIAKANLNILIKTHLMLSFSNVLIGAIVGYFFGGYGVVCGWFLATIIGSFYLMTFFNKDHDIVFKTLIMASDVYYFIVLISIVLINVFFFKSNFKIIDPIVLLIIISITVYYFMKYKFAEIRRT
- a CDS encoding CatB-related O-acetyltransferase, whose translation is MLKDYVDYSFFTNPMGEYFKWLIKKAYYQAKYWGSHLRIGYKSKVSNTIFGKYNWIVNDVIIENSILGDFSYISSGSVILEAEIGKFCSIGPNVRIAPGKHPTNIIVSTHPAIYSNPSYCLMNFSKTDKHNPYRKVKVGNDVWICANVVISDGVIIGDGAVIAANSVVTKNVEPYSIVGGVPAKHIRYRFEKNQIDYLLNNKWWEKDIKWLKEHAHTLWDIDDYLKSN
- a CDS encoding LbetaH domain-containing protein; the encoded protein is MKVANILRKLSWWYHAAKTLLFYRVFLKKCDGNFVIINPIIFTQQHCIIGKNVFIRNNARIEGVDHYEHTRFYPLIQIGENVSIEQNVHLTCADKIIIGSNTAIASNVTITDINHCYTDINLPPEKQPLQVNAVTIGTNCKIYNNAVILPGTILGTHNIVGANSVVSGVFPDYCVIAGAPAKIVKRHNPSTKNWEKVNQSGEFIN
- a CDS encoding class I SAM-dependent methyltransferase produces the protein MKKNFWENFAKADAEYYILTENPYPSDTKAGRTYFFDSGEQLTENLLKDVKEHIDFKGTVCEIGCGVGRLLIPHAKLFNGAVGVDISQTMLNKLMDNGKEFKVKNITPYLPSERWYNNAFSYVYSFIVFQHIENFEIIRDYILKIAGSLQKDGIAQLHFDTRKQSFSYILRNALPDFILPRTQRKGIRRIRRNADDLKKIFNDASLTLLKESGPGSEEHIFILQKNF
- a CDS encoding NAD-dependent epimerase/dehydratase family protein — encoded protein: MKILITGGAGFIGSNLALSLLKENHEITILDNLSAQIHGDEPDKTSPLYNSIKNEVNFIKGSVTSKTDWEKAINDNEVIVHFAAETGTGQSMYEIARYTEVNIQGTALMLDILANSNHHVKKVVIASSRSIYGEGKYYAEDLNEYVYPEHRTSGFMDKGYFDVKYPGCEKELKLVATDENSKIHPSSVYGITKQNQEQLVMTVCPTIGIAPVAFRYQNVYGPGQSLTNPYTGILSIFSTLIKNGKPINIFEDGLESRDFVFIDDVVNATYLGITKEAANNGIFNVGTGVAIDVLTVAKTLVEKYNIDVPLNITGNYRLGDIRHNYADIEKIGKTLGFKPSVSFNKGIGAFTDWVNKQEIGLGKYEQSLAEMKQKGLFK
- a CDS encoding glycosyltransferase family 2 protein, whose translation is MAKVSLVTVLFNSDGVLDGFLKSLSIQSFTDYHLYMIDNTANNNTDKLLKELTNSYGINNYTHIKNPDNAGIARGNNQGIDLSLNAGAAYTLLLNNDIEFSQPFLLEAIVSHADKYAEPIITPKIFFYDDKKVWMAGGRFSIYKGTSIHVGEGSDDGPLYDNEAYFDYAPTCFMLINNSVFGKVGIMDEKYFVYYDDTDFMYRACQQGYKVKLLPQLHVYHKVSSLTGGGESLFTIYYGIRNRIYFISKNFKGFNYVFAMLFTLTTRIFKYLRYDKQQRKKLLNGITAGFELLK
- a CDS encoding LbetaH domain-containing protein, which gives rise to MIKDIKSIFRLNGFHARIVLMILYFEKKLIIKLPFKILRKLINQALYHCEIHPDTFRDLNAITTLRLPHPFLIIIHKTSKIGSNGTIFQGVTIGVIENREIIAAQIGNNVYIGCNSSILGPVKIVDDVVVGAHSLILKDVNKSGVVFGRN